One Salvia miltiorrhiza cultivar Shanhuang (shh) chromosome 6, IMPLAD_Smil_shh, whole genome shotgun sequence genomic window, CAGCATAGCTCTCGGTGCATGGATCATAACCAGAGAATCTTTGCCCTATTAGAGTGTTCTTGAAGCTTCTAGAAACCtcgatcttcttcttcttcttcttcctcgatGATGCCCCGCACGTGGGCGTGTAGATGCTGTACTGGTCGATGTCGCCGAATTCGCGATTCATGGCGTAGTTCACTGCTTCGTCGCATTCGTGTGAAGTTTGCTGTGATCGAAAATCGCAGTTTTTAAGGATGGATTTGTATGTTTTGTCTGAGATCATCGCGTGGCTCCACCAATACGTTACGGTTCCGATTCCGTCGTAGTAATTGTCTGTCACACCATTTCCTACCTGCATgcatttttcaatatatatatattttttacaaaattaGGCAAAACACCATGCATGTTTACAAAATTACTTTGCAAAAATGCTTCTGTGAGCTTACAATGAATCCTTTGAGGTTGATGATTGGATGTGGGGCTTTTTTATTGTGATCGTAAATCTGCTCTGCTAGCTGCGGCACGTAATGCCCTGTGGTGAATAATTTTTGTAGTGTTACACATAAATTACACTCATTATAAATTAggacaaaatttgtccacacaaaaaaagttaaatatttttataaattaatttattaaaaaaaattgattcaaatttaaaaagaatttagtcacttttattattttctctgcattgtagttttttttgtaatttttttttaaaaaatcatttttttttgtagtttttgtactttgaaaataataaaaattgaaaaggttattaaaaatttacaaaaaactacaatatggagaaaacaatGAAATGaactactattttttttttttgaaccaaaaattttaaataaatttatttttaaaagtatttaaccatattttgtccaaattaaataactaattaaagaaattgttaaaaaatgacaaaaaaattacaatgtgaagaaaacaataaaattaactaaattatttttaaatttaaaccagaatttttaaataaattaattttttaaatatttaatttttattcgaACAAATTTTATCCAAATAACATTATTGTAAATTATATGATCGTGtaaacttataaattataatgaatGTACTGTGAAACACAAGATAAATGATagagtagtgctatttggacaaaatttgtccgtacaaaaaaaggttaaatttaaaaaaaaaattaatttataaattttagttCAAGTTtaaaaaagatttatttttattgttttctccatattgtagttttttgtaatttttttacaattttttttaatttctgctattttttttttgtagttttgtactttaaaaataataaatattacaaaggttattaaaaaattacagaaaaattacaatatagagaaaacaataaactagctaaattctattttattttgaatcaaaaattttaataaatttattttataaagtatttaaccATATATTGTCCGGACATATTTTGtacaaatagcattattgtaaATGATATTACCGGCATAACTCTCTCCGGAAATGTAGAAGTCTCTATATTTGTATTGGGGAAATCTAGACATCCATCTTATCAGGAATTTCAGAGCATCCTGAGCTGTGTCAATGAAAGTGAAAACAATTTGATTCGagcaaataattaattaaatactacTCTCTTCATCCAATTCTTCTTGTCttaatttcttttcggcaccgTAATTAACAAggtgtaaattggttaaaagttgTAGGACTCACACCTCTTGAAGGATAATTATTACTCCTTCGTCCGTCAAatgcacgagttttaataaaaatttgttgTGTATTCGatgagtggagaatgagtcccacaaaaagtgaagattgtaaAGGTAATAATTAGTGagattatttccaaaaataagtTATGAAGATATTTTAGGGATaaaccaaaataaaaagaaaagaaaatgctTGAGGAGTGAAAAGAGTATCTTTTATGAAAATGAGGCAAAAAGAATGAGACgattaaagaagaaaaatgggACAAGAAGAAtggaacggagagagtatttttcaaatatgttaaagtgattaaagtgtgtgttggccaagtgGTAATAGGTTCGAATCTCCAATGACGCaacctttaatttttttttatttaatactattaatttatcaaatgtATATGTGTGAAACACACGTATGCTGATACCTGTCCTTTTATCCCCAGAATTTTTGAGATTGGAGCTTGTATTTGTGTAAGAGAAACCAACGCCGGCCGGAGATTCCAGAAATATAATATTTGCGACTGTACAACCAAGAAAACAAATTATTATTCCCCTCAGCCTCAACtaataagaattaaattattaaaatatttccaaaaaaaaagaagaattaaattattaaaactataaaaaTGTGATCTAATTATAAAAATGGCAGTGGCAATTGTGTCGCGCGGTGAATTaatatttgtgtgtgtgttcgAATAATCCCTATTTCTGATATATAgtccaaatatttaattagcttcattaaaaattaaaaagtgtgCGAATTAATGTACCTCGATTCCACGAGTATTTATTCAAATAGAGAGATCCATTTTTGTTGATTCGAAATGGCCCAATTTCTTCGGATGCTCCATAAGCCACAGATGAACATCCAGGTCCTGTAAcgtatttaatcaaatattaatgaTTTTACAACAAAATAATTAGTGATGCGTTTAATTAGTGATAGATTCAAGTTGGGTACACCAAAGTCTCTTTCTTGCAGAAAATTATTGGTTCAAGTCTTATAGGGCATCGTgtgaattgtatttttatttatttgtaaaatGTTATTAGTTCAAGTCTTATCGGACATtatataaattgtatttttatttagggAAAAGCTGTTTGACCATATTATTTCATCTAATTTATAttgtgccaaaaaaaaaaaatttgatatGTGAGCCAATTAAGAAGACAAGGAAGTGATAATATAGTCCACAAATTGAGGCACATATGGCTTTAATGCACACATAGTGAAGTATTTAATTGAAGAGGGATATGAATCATTCAAGTTTTTGGATGCTTTAATGATTAAAAAGATTTAAAGAGCCTTAATTTCACCATGTGATAGATTATAGCAAGTGTTGTGTATTTTTCCGCTTCACTTTATggatatttattcaaatttattactccctcctaTCCTTTTTGTTTGTCATCCTAAGCTCAAGcacattttttaataaaaaaatattatacccAACATAACCTCATTAAACATCACTTATTTTagtggagtattaattaatccaatattTATTTGGTGAAAAAAGAGCCGATCATCCATCACAAAAACTAGAAGAAATAGGAAGAGTCATTTTACTTGTGATTAATGCAAGATATTAAATAAGGTTAAGATTGAGATAAATTTTCAAAACgacaattaa contains:
- the LOC130988080 gene encoding serine carboxypeptidase 24 isoform X1; this translates as MALRRLLFLCLIFFSFTKIIALPKEQELDRISALPAQPPVKFSLFSGYVTVDEEDGRALFYWLTEATHNAHTKPLVLWLNGGPGCSSVAYGASEEIGPFRINKNGSLYLNKYSWNRVANIIFLESPAGVGFSYTNTSSNLKNSGDKRTAQDALKFLIRWMSRFPQYKYRDFYISGESYAGHYVPQLAEQIYDHNKKAPHPIINLKGFIVGNGVTDNYYDGIGTVTYWWSHAMISDKTYKSILKNCDFRSQQTSHECDEAVNYAMNREFGDIDQYSIYTPTCGASSRKKKKKKIEVSRSFKNTLIGQRFSGYDPCTESYAESYYNRVDVQKALHANITAIPYKWTACSDVLIRNWKDSDHSVLPIYKKLIATGLRIWVFSGDTDSVVPVTATRFSLSHLNLKIKKPWYPWYSSGQVGGWSEVYDGLTFATVRGAGHEVPLFQPRRAFILFQTFLLGRDLPTS
- the LOC130988080 gene encoding serine carboxypeptidase 24 isoform X3, with amino-acid sequence MALRRLLFLCLIFFSFTKIIALPKEQELDRISALPAQPPVKFSLFSGYVTVDEEDGRALFYWLTEATHNAHTKPLVLWLNGGPGCSSVAYGASEEIGPFRINKNGSLYLNKYSWNRVANIIFLESPAGVGFSYTNTSSNLKNSGDKRTAQDALKFLIRWMSRFPQYKYRDFYISGESYAGHYVPQLAEQIYDHNKKAPHPIINLKGFIVGNGVTDNYYDGIGTVTYWWSHAMISDKTYKSILKNCDFRSQQTSHECDEAVNYAMNREFGDIDQYSIYTPTCGASSRKKKKKKIEVSRSFKNTLIGQRFSGYDPCTESYAESYYNRVDVQKALHANITAIPYKWTACSDVLIRNWKDSDHSVLPIYKKLIATGLRIWVFRLGDGVKCMMD
- the LOC130988080 gene encoding serine carboxypeptidase 24 isoform X2 gives rise to the protein MALRRLLFLCLIFFSFTKIIALPKEQELDRISALPAQPPVKFSLFSGYVTVDEEDGRALFYWLTEATHNAHTKPLVLWLNGGPGCSSVAYGASEEIGPFRINKNGSLYLNKYSWNRVANIIFLESPAGVGFSYTNTSSNLKNSGDKRTAQDALKFLIRWMSRFPQYKYRDFYISGESYAGHYVPQLAEQIYDHNKKAPHPIINLKGFIVGNGVTDNYYDGIGTVTYWWSHAMISDKTYKSILKNCDFRSQQTSHECDEAVNYAMNREFGDIDQYSIYTPTCGASSRKKKKKKIEVSRSFKNTLIGQRFSGYDPCTESYAESYYNRVDVQKALHANITAIPYKWTACSDVLIRNWKDSDHSVLPIYKKLIATGLRIWVFSGDTDSVVPVTATRFSLSHLNLKIKKPWLGDGVKCMMD